A genomic stretch from Planctomycetaceae bacterium includes:
- the hemE gene encoding uroporphyrinogen decarboxylase yields the protein MSSVQAVVNNSRFMKAVRREAVDTTPLWIMRQAGRYLPEYMAVRSKVTFMELCKTPELACEVTVTAQQVLGVDAAILFADLLPILEPMGIHLEYMKGEGPVIHNPLRTSAEVDRLCALESVDSLDYVFQAVKLIRAALASDIPLLGFAGAPFTLASYCIEGGGSKNYIHTKTMMYNDPGAWDVLMSRLVDSVIIYLKAQIEAGCQAVQVFDSWAGCLSPADYRRFVMPHTKRLIESVLPHAPVINFMTGNPALIPLQKDVGGTVMGIDWRVDLGEAWNTFGPEFAVQGNLDPVSLYADIPVLRQRAADVLNAAQGRNGHIFNLGHGVMPDMNPDHVKALVEIVHELGAR from the coding sequence ATGTCTTCGGTTCAAGCAGTAGTCAATAACAGCCGATTCATGAAAGCCGTTCGGCGCGAAGCGGTCGATACAACGCCACTCTGGATTATGCGTCAGGCGGGTCGCTACCTGCCCGAATACATGGCTGTGCGAAGCAAAGTTACCTTCATGGAACTCTGCAAGACGCCGGAACTCGCATGCGAAGTCACTGTCACAGCCCAGCAGGTTCTGGGAGTCGATGCGGCCATCCTGTTCGCTGATCTGCTCCCAATTCTTGAACCAATGGGCATCCATCTGGAATACATGAAGGGCGAAGGCCCCGTCATTCATAACCCACTGCGAACCTCAGCCGAAGTTGACCGATTGTGCGCTTTGGAGTCTGTTGATTCCCTGGATTACGTGTTTCAGGCGGTGAAACTCATCCGCGCGGCGCTGGCAAGTGACATTCCGCTTCTCGGATTCGCCGGTGCACCGTTCACATTGGCGTCTTACTGCATCGAAGGCGGCGGCTCGAAAAACTACATCCACACAAAAACAATGATGTACAACGATCCCGGCGCCTGGGACGTCCTGATGTCCCGACTGGTGGACTCGGTCATCATCTATCTCAAGGCCCAAATTGAAGCGGGATGTCAGGCAGTGCAGGTCTTTGACAGCTGGGCCGGATGCCTGTCCCCTGCTGACTATCGCCGCTTCGTGATGCCGCACACGAAGCGACTGATTGAATCCGTTTTGCCGCACGCCCCGGTCATCAATTTCATGACGGGCAATCCTGCGCTGATTCCTCTGCAAAAAGACGTGGGGGGCACCGTCATGGGCATCGACTGGCGTGTCGATCTTGGGGAAGCATGGAACACATTCGGTCCGGAATTTGCGGTGCAGGGCAATCTGGATCCCGTTTCACTCTACGCCGACATCCCTGTACTCAGACAGCGCGCTGCGGATGTGCTGAATGCCGCGCAAGGGAGAAACGGGCACATCTTCAATCTCGGCCATGGCGTCATGCCAGACATGAATCCGGATCACGTGAAAGCGCTTGTCGAAATCGTTCATGAACTGGGTGCGCGTTAG
- the hemG gene encoding protoporphyrinogen oxidase, which translates to MTSDPATASKHVCVIGAGITGLATAWRLASSDDRIRVTVLESGDHVGGIIQTIRRDGFLIELGPDSFITNKPGAIDLARQIGFTEELIPTDETWRRSLVLRKGRALPVPDGFMLMAPAKPMAIMTTPILSMKGKLRLLGEAMVPRRRESTDESLASFVRRRFGAETLDRLVQPLVGGIYTSDPEKLSLQATLPRFVEMEKSHGSVIRATLATQKKSKNAAEATSGSGARYGLFLTARNGLTSMMQAIAEACIKTGRVTFEFNRPVREVTPAAETTASHSSRWHVLIDGEPAPQTFDAVIPTLPTYLIARLLPDTRFDALRTALQTIEYASSAIVVSGHRLRDFTHPMDAFGLVIPHKEGREILAVSFTSRKFHGRAPDGHILLRTFVGGAMQPHLMSKTDDEILRMVRQELKSILGMKGDPVFEQVARYNNAMPQYHVGHADRIRRIEQEVACFKGLELAGSPYTGVGIPDSIASGNSAADRTCIGLW; encoded by the coding sequence ATGACTTCTGACCCGGCGACTGCGTCGAAACATGTTTGTGTAATTGGCGCAGGTATTACTGGCCTTGCGACGGCGTGGCGACTGGCCTCCAGTGATGATCGAATCCGAGTCACAGTACTGGAATCGGGTGATCACGTCGGGGGAATCATTCAGACCATCCGGCGCGACGGATTCCTGATCGAGCTGGGCCCCGATTCGTTCATTACGAACAAACCGGGAGCCATTGACCTCGCAAGGCAGATCGGTTTCACAGAGGAACTGATCCCCACCGACGAAACCTGGCGGCGCAGTCTGGTTCTTCGCAAGGGCAGGGCACTCCCGGTGCCCGATGGTTTCATGCTGATGGCACCCGCAAAACCGATGGCCATCATGACAACTCCGATTCTGTCGATGAAGGGAAAGTTGCGTCTGCTGGGCGAAGCCATGGTCCCGCGCCGCAGGGAAAGCACGGACGAATCGCTCGCCAGTTTCGTCCGTCGCAGGTTTGGCGCCGAGACGCTCGATCGACTTGTGCAGCCTCTGGTCGGCGGCATCTATACATCCGATCCGGAAAAGTTAAGTCTTCAGGCGACGCTGCCACGGTTCGTGGAAATGGAAAAATCACATGGAAGTGTGATCCGGGCGACGCTGGCAACACAGAAGAAATCAAAGAACGCGGCCGAAGCAACATCCGGCAGCGGTGCACGATACGGACTTTTCCTCACCGCTCGAAACGGGCTTACATCGATGATGCAGGCGATCGCCGAGGCCTGCATAAAAACCGGCCGAGTCACATTTGAATTCAACCGACCTGTGCGTGAAGTCACGCCGGCAGCAGAAACGACCGCCAGTCACTCGAGCCGATGGCATGTACTCATCGACGGCGAACCTGCTCCGCAGACATTTGATGCGGTGATTCCAACATTGCCAACTTACCTCATCGCCCGACTCCTGCCCGATACTCGTTTCGATGCACTTCGAACGGCTTTGCAAACAATCGAATACGCATCCAGCGCCATTGTTGTCAGCGGTCACCGCCTGCGCGATTTCACCCACCCGATGGATGCATTCGGTCTGGTGATTCCGCACAAGGAAGGGCGTGAGATTCTCGCGGTTTCGTTTACCAGTCGTAAGTTCCACGGTCGCGCTCCGGATGGCCACATTCTGCTGCGGACGTTTGTTGGCGGGGCAATGCAGCCGCATTTGATGTCAAAGACAGATGACGAAATTCTCAGGATGGTTCGTCAGGAACTAAAATCCATTCTGGGAATGAAGGGCGATCCTGTTTTTGAACAGGTAGCTCGCTATAACAACGCAATGCCCCAGTACCATGTTGGTCACGCCGACCGTATTCGTCGGATTGAACAGGAAGTCGCGTGTTTCAAAGGTTTGGAACTGGCGGGCAGTCCCTATACTGGCGTGGGCATTCCGGATAGCATCGCAAGCGGAAATTCGGCAGCAGACAGAACTTGTATTGGATTATGGTAA
- the mobB gene encoding molybdopterin-guanine dinucleotide biosynthesis protein B, with product MSETNNDASADVQTTKAVPRVHIVGRKNSGKTTLVCELVEFLTRQGLQIATVKHTHHHHELDTPGKDSHRHRESGAAAVGILSPQMSAVFIPADPAQHSDDRESRYDALHSAFAHCDLVIVEGDLHTSAARIEVWRAAVSELPYAATMPEIRAVVTDDVLPADTKCGDGSQSTILPRRDLPEIANFIRSLVMTNA from the coding sequence ATGTCGGAAACCAATAACGATGCCTCTGCCGACGTTCAAACGACGAAGGCTGTTCCGCGAGTTCATATTGTCGGGCGAAAAAACTCCGGCAAGACAACGCTTGTCTGTGAACTGGTCGAATTTCTGACGAGGCAGGGTCTGCAGATCGCAACCGTCAAACACACGCACCATCATCACGAACTCGATACACCCGGTAAGGATTCGCATCGTCACCGGGAATCCGGAGCAGCAGCAGTTGGCATTCTTTCTCCGCAAATGTCAGCCGTCTTCATCCCTGCCGACCCGGCTCAACATTCTGATGACCGTGAATCCCGTTACGACGCCCTGCACTCGGCATTCGCGCACTGTGACCTTGTCATTGTCGAAGGTGATCTGCACACGTCCGCCGCGCGAATCGAAGTCTGGAGAGCTGCTGTATCAGAACTTCCGTACGCGGCCACGATGCCGGAAATTCGAGCCGTTGTCACCGACGACGTGTTACCTGCTGACACAAAATGCGGTGATGGCTCGCAGTCGACGATTCTCCCTCGCCGAGATCTCCCCGAAATTGCTAATTTCATCAGGTCTCTGGTCATGACGAACGCGTGA
- a CDS encoding FdhF/YdeP family oxidoreductase, whose translation MKTPRYGGGWKAIAYSMKVASRVGWWNMWKAMRSRNTCKTCAVGMGGQLGGMVNEGGHFPEVCKKSFQAMGSDLQSPIPDDFTQRVSIHSLRSMTPRQLEFSGRLAQPLLLERGSTHYQPISWDEAIQRSVEALKDAGPQRSFFYASGRSSNEAGFLLQMMSRLFGTNYVNNCSYYCHQASGAGLGSTIGTGAGTVRLEDLDKVDLYILIGANPSSNHPRLMRTLMNLRRRGGKVVVVNPVRELGLTRFRVPSDVRSLLFGSEIASDYLQPHIGGDMALLVGIAKEVIEQNAHDPDFIRQHTEGFDDYLASVRQTSWEQICNQSGIDRATISSIARQYIASKNTVIGWCMGITHHLHGTASVQAIAALLLLRGMLGRRNAGAMPIRGHSNVQGLGSVGVTPVMKQSMLQRYEQKLGITPPTSPGYDTMACMQAAHRGEMDFSLCLGGNLYGSNPDSQFAMQAMQKLKTIVYMSTTLNTGHAWGTADQTIILPVLPRDEEPQTTTQESMFSFVRLSDGGKARMPGPRSEVSILSQIGQQLLGPESKLDWKSLESHSAIRELIADLIPEYQQLKTLDSGGKEFHVPGRAVEDYQFPTASGRATFHAFRLPETVRPSTTDQQSENTSLTLMTLRSEGQFNSVVYDEEDLYRGQERRDVILMNADDIQRMRLQANDRVRVTSAAGEMRYILVRPFDIRAGNAAMYYPEANVLVPHAVDPLSKTPAFKSVAISVERESNETSA comes from the coding sequence ATGAAAACACCTCGATACGGTGGCGGGTGGAAGGCCATTGCTTACAGCATGAAAGTGGCTAGTCGTGTCGGCTGGTGGAACATGTGGAAAGCCATGCGGTCGCGCAATACCTGCAAGACCTGCGCTGTTGGAATGGGTGGGCAGCTTGGCGGAATGGTGAATGAAGGTGGTCATTTTCCGGAGGTCTGTAAGAAATCGTTTCAGGCGATGGGATCTGATTTGCAAAGCCCGATCCCGGATGATTTCACACAGCGCGTCAGCATCCATTCCCTGAGATCCATGACTCCGCGGCAACTGGAATTCTCTGGTCGACTCGCGCAACCGCTGCTGCTTGAGCGTGGCAGCACACATTACCAGCCCATCAGCTGGGACGAGGCCATTCAGCGGTCGGTTGAGGCCCTGAAAGATGCCGGACCCCAGCGCAGTTTCTTCTATGCAAGTGGGCGATCATCGAACGAAGCCGGATTTCTTCTGCAAATGATGTCTCGGCTGTTCGGCACAAACTACGTGAACAACTGTTCGTACTATTGCCACCAGGCAAGTGGCGCTGGTCTGGGATCAACAATTGGAACAGGAGCAGGCACGGTTCGACTGGAAGACCTGGACAAGGTTGATCTCTACATCCTGATCGGAGCAAATCCGTCGTCGAATCATCCGAGACTCATGAGAACCCTCATGAACCTTCGCAGACGCGGAGGAAAAGTCGTGGTCGTGAACCCCGTCAGAGAACTGGGACTCACACGGTTCCGCGTCCCCAGCGATGTTCGAAGCCTGCTCTTCGGCAGTGAAATTGCCAGCGACTATCTTCAGCCACATATTGGCGGCGACATGGCGTTGCTGGTAGGAATCGCAAAGGAGGTGATCGAACAAAACGCTCACGATCCGGACTTCATCCGTCAACATACAGAAGGATTCGACGATTACCTGGCCAGTGTCCGGCAAACATCCTGGGAACAGATTTGCAATCAATCCGGAATCGACCGCGCGACCATCAGCAGCATCGCCAGGCAGTACATCGCTTCGAAGAATACAGTCATTGGCTGGTGCATGGGAATCACGCACCACCTTCACGGAACCGCCAGTGTGCAGGCCATCGCGGCATTGCTGCTGCTTCGTGGAATGCTTGGACGGCGCAACGCTGGCGCAATGCCAATCCGAGGGCATAGTAATGTGCAGGGGCTGGGCTCCGTCGGAGTCACTCCGGTGATGAAGCAATCGATGCTGCAACGGTACGAACAGAAACTCGGGATCACCCCTCCCACTTCTCCCGGATATGACACCATGGCCTGTATGCAGGCGGCCCACCGCGGTGAAATGGATTTTTCACTGTGTCTTGGCGGTAATCTGTACGGCAGCAACCCCGATTCGCAGTTCGCAATGCAGGCCATGCAAAAGCTTAAGACAATTGTCTACATGTCCACCACACTGAATACGGGGCATGCCTGGGGAACAGCCGATCAAACCATCATCCTGCCCGTTCTGCCGCGAGATGAAGAACCGCAAACAACGACCCAGGAATCGATGTTCAGTTTTGTACGACTTAGTGACGGTGGAAAGGCCCGCATGCCCGGGCCACGCAGTGAGGTTTCCATTCTGAGCCAGATCGGACAACAGTTACTCGGTCCCGAAAGCAAGCTCGACTGGAAATCATTGGAAAGCCACAGCGCCATCCGGGAATTAATTGCCGATCTGATACCCGAATATCAGCAGTTGAAGACACTGGATTCTGGTGGCAAAGAATTTCATGTGCCGGGACGTGCTGTCGAAGACTATCAGTTTCCAACCGCTTCGGGGCGTGCGACCTTTCACGCCTTCCGGCTGCCCGAAACAGTGCGGCCTTCCACAACCGATCAGCAATCCGAAAATACGTCCCTCACTCTCATGACACTCCGTTCCGAGGGACAGTTCAACAGCGTGGTCTATGACGAAGAAGACCTGTATCGAGGACAGGAGCGGCGCGATGTTATCCTGATGAATGCCGACGACATACAGCGAATGCGGCTTCAGGCAAACGATCGTGTGCGAGTGACCAGCGCAGCGGGAGAGATGCGTTACATTCTTGTGCGGCCATTCGATATTCGGGCTGGTAATGCCGCCATGTATTATCCCGAAGCCAATGTTCTGGTGCCCCACGCAGTCGATCCACTTTCGAAGACACCGGCATTTAAGTCGGTTGCAATTTCAGTGGAACGAGAATCAAACGAAACATCAGCCTGA
- a CDS encoding GNAT family N-acetyltransferase, with translation MDSSPGVYLKKSTLPGEKMDGGILSIGVMKGVTIWPTVDAIDANAWEQVRHHEDVFMDLRMLRITERSLSHKDRFWYLLICDDAGQPCAILCAWQTCIQGTLLADESLPIRGLKLASKIVPALNTHPILFCGMPVSAGQSNLRIKPGASAPYVIDRVNSAMEYLAGQSGARFIVFKEFTGDESRLVDLLKTHGYLSADSLPMNEHRATATSFEGFLAKHHKKKRWDIRKTRKQLQDRIRLHVTTDPLEVKALYSDDVHRLYEAVLGKSEHRLETLSQAFFQELSAEFGDDSIYCFLMDGTTVLAFGNVLVAGKVAYAMYVGVNYSRNAEYSLYFNIMYALMQESLNRNVELVSWGQTVDEFKRSKLLCSQSSRSLCIKGTSLWTRLLITSVFSHLFPRRVVEEFRDEGEPVRRAA, from the coding sequence GTGGATTCATCCCCTGGAGTTTATCTGAAGAAAAGTACACTGCCGGGGGAGAAGATGGACGGAGGAATCTTATCGATTGGGGTCATGAAGGGTGTCACAATCTGGCCGACGGTCGATGCGATTGACGCGAACGCCTGGGAACAGGTCAGGCACCACGAAGACGTCTTTATGGACCTTCGAATGCTTCGGATCACGGAGCGGTCGTTGTCGCACAAAGATCGGTTCTGGTATTTGCTGATTTGTGATGACGCTGGTCAGCCGTGCGCCATACTCTGCGCATGGCAAACCTGTATTCAGGGAACATTGCTTGCCGACGAAAGTCTTCCGATTCGGGGGCTCAAGCTGGCCTCAAAGATCGTACCCGCACTGAATACACATCCCATTCTTTTCTGTGGCATGCCGGTTTCGGCAGGACAAAGCAATCTTCGCATCAAGCCGGGGGCATCCGCGCCTTATGTGATTGATCGCGTGAACAGCGCGATGGAATATCTCGCAGGGCAGTCGGGAGCACGGTTTATTGTTTTCAAAGAATTCACGGGCGATGAATCCCGGTTGGTCGATCTGCTGAAGACGCATGGGTATTTGTCTGCGGACAGCTTGCCCATGAACGAGCACAGAGCCACAGCGACGTCGTTCGAGGGCTTTTTAGCAAAGCATCACAAGAAGAAACGCTGGGATATTCGCAAGACCCGCAAGCAGCTGCAGGACAGAATCCGTTTGCATGTCACAACGGATCCGCTGGAAGTGAAAGCCCTGTATTCGGACGATGTTCATCGGCTGTATGAAGCTGTCCTCGGAAAATCAGAACATCGCCTGGAGACTCTTTCACAGGCTTTCTTTCAGGAACTGTCTGCTGAGTTTGGCGACGACAGCATCTATTGTTTCCTGATGGATGGTACTACTGTGCTCGCTTTTGGCAATGTTCTCGTCGCTGGCAAAGTTGCCTATGCGATGTACGTTGGCGTGAATTACAGCCGTAATGCTGAGTACTCCCTTTACTTCAACATCATGTACGCTTTGATGCAGGAATCGCTGAATCGAAATGTTGAACTCGTCAGCTGGGGGCAAACGGTGGATGAATTCAAGCGATCCAAGCTCCTGTGCAGCCAGTCTTCTCGCAGCCTCTGCATTAAAGGTACCTCTCTTTGGACAAGACTGTTGATTACCTCGGTCTTTTCGCATTTGTTCCCGAGGCGGGTTGTGGAGGAGTTCCGGGATGAGGGTGAGCCGGTTCGACGCGCGGCGTGA
- a CDS encoding DUF2237 domain-containing protein, with protein sequence MAKNVFGGDLLVCSSNPLTGFFRSGKCETCGDDAGMHTVCAEMTKEFLQFSYDAGNDLSTPRPEFRFPGLKPGDRWCLCLPRWIEAFEAGIAPKLMLKATHISAIEHISMDVLLQYALDADDYVPDMVDDIDPM encoded by the coding sequence ATGGCGAAGAACGTCTTTGGCGGTGACCTGCTTGTTTGTTCATCAAATCCGCTGACAGGATTCTTTCGCAGCGGGAAGTGCGAAACCTGTGGCGACGATGCCGGGATGCATACGGTCTGTGCGGAAATGACGAAAGAATTTCTCCAGTTTTCGTACGACGCTGGAAACGACCTGTCGACGCCCCGCCCGGAGTTTCGTTTCCCGGGCCTGAAACCCGGTGACCGCTGGTGCCTTTGCCTGCCACGATGGATCGAAGCGTTTGAAGCTGGAATTGCCCCAAAACTGATGTTGAAGGCGACACATATTTCAGCCATCGAACACATTTCGATGGATGTGCTGCTGCAATACGCGCTTGATGCAGACGATTACGTTCCCGACATGGTCGACGACATTGACCCCATGTAG